A genomic segment from Desulfuribacillus alkaliarsenatis encodes:
- a CDS encoding 4Fe-4S dicluster domain-containing protein codes for MLEKKIDRRNLLKIGTTSAVVGTALLFTGCEEEAAAPIFTDATKTAILMDTSLCVECHACRVACQNHNALPVEQSYIKFESVEKGSFPKVEYHLSRNSCMHCTDAPCVDICPVKALYKGDTGFTHMNYDACIGCGMCKMQCPYDVPVIAEVDSARKMFKCQGCEDLITEGQEPACVNTCIANSLKYGPVEEMIDAAKARVEVLKVKYPKANVYGVTQQDGLGLILILRDDAKEFKLVYKDKVTSLA; via the coding sequence ATGTTAGAAAAGAAAATTGATCGCAGAAATCTATTGAAGATTGGTACCACATCTGCTGTAGTTGGCACAGCGTTGCTGTTTACAGGTTGTGAGGAAGAGGCGGCAGCACCGATTTTTACTGATGCAACTAAAACAGCAATATTAATGGACACTAGTCTATGTGTTGAATGTCACGCCTGTAGAGTAGCGTGCCAAAATCACAACGCTCTACCAGTAGAGCAATCCTATATTAAATTTGAATCAGTAGAGAAGGGATCATTCCCTAAGGTCGAATACCATTTATCACGTAATAGCTGCATGCACTGCACTGACGCACCTTGCGTTGATATTTGTCCTGTAAAAGCACTATATAAGGGTGACACTGGCTTTACGCACATGAACTATGATGCGTGTATCGGCTGTGGAATGTGTAAGATGCAATGCCCTTACGATGTACCAGTAATAGCTGAAGTAGATAGTGCGCGCAAAATGTTTAAATGCCAAGGCTGTGAAGATCTAATTACTGAAGGTCAAGAGCCTGCATGTGTTAATACTTGTATCGCTAATAGTCTTAAGTATGGACCAGTAGAAGAAATGATTGATGCTGCTAAAGCTAGAGTTGAAGTATTGAAGGTTAAATATCCTAAAGCAAATGTATATGGTGTTACACAACAAGACGGCTTAGGTCTGATTCTAATTCTTCGTGATGATGCTAAAGAATTTAAACTTGTTTATAAAGATAAAGTTACTAGCTTAGCATAA
- a CDS encoding YeeE/YedE thiosulfate transporter family protein — MKHLLKLEWPYLWGGIAIAVFNTFFLLLNGKPWGVTTSLTLLSAKIVDFFGLGISGWSYYMGNERYAQFINNWIIEIDLIIIIGFFAGVLISSISAKEFSWKKIRSKKQIMLAITGGFIMGYGARLASGCNVGAFIGSFSSLSLHGWVFAIASFVGVYMGIKIMYSR; from the coding sequence ATGAAGCATCTATTAAAACTAGAATGGCCCTATCTTTGGGGAGGAATTGCCATTGCTGTTTTTAATACCTTCTTCTTGCTGCTTAATGGTAAACCATGGGGAGTTACTACTTCGCTAACGCTGTTAAGTGCAAAAATAGTGGATTTTTTTGGGTTAGGCATTAGTGGCTGGAGTTATTATATGGGTAATGAGCGCTATGCTCAATTTATTAACAATTGGATTATCGAGATTGACTTAATAATAATTATTGGATTTTTTGCAGGTGTGCTGATTTCAAGTATTAGTGCTAAGGAATTTAGTTGGAAAAAGATTCGAAGCAAAAAGCAAATAATGTTAGCAATTACAGGTGGTTTTATCATGGGTTATGGGGCGCGGTTAGCATCAGGCTGTAATGTTGGTGCATTCATTGGCAGTTTTTCATCTTTAAGCTTACATGGTTGGGTATTTGCTATTGCATCTTTTGTTGGTGTATATATGGGTATTAAAATTATGTACAGTCGTTAG
- a CDS encoding LysR substrate-binding domain-containing protein: protein MNKHQLEVFLTVAQTKQISSAAKLLHLSQPAVSSQIKAIENHYGASMFERTKQGVELTAPGKIAMKHALKILASYDEMDREIDQYLNIDNQKLIVGTTQTVGNYAIPCSIWTFKQKYPNAKIILEVDSLKSILQQLADGQIDIAVVEGMDYLKLYENRFIEKMTSSDEAIIIYPGQDAWTEQFETIDSLSELSKHPFIMPKKGLGLVEPFLDTLEKNDLSIDSFNIASELGSIGSIKSSVLAGLGYSISSRMAVQKELKHGTIRELAIPDFAAPMPFKLVYRNDSFLSLISKRFIQFITVPQELQYCE from the coding sequence ATGAACAAGCACCAGCTTGAGGTTTTTTTGACAGTTGCGCAAACAAAACAAATTTCAAGTGCTGCTAAACTATTGCACCTAAGCCAGCCTGCAGTAAGCTCACAAATTAAAGCTATAGAAAACCATTATGGGGCTAGTATGTTTGAGCGTACGAAGCAAGGTGTAGAGTTAACAGCGCCAGGTAAAATTGCTATGAAACACGCATTAAAAATTCTAGCTTCTTATGATGAGATGGACAGAGAAATAGACCAATATCTAAACATCGATAATCAGAAGCTAATAGTTGGGACTACGCAGACCGTTGGCAACTACGCAATACCGTGCAGCATATGGACCTTTAAACAAAAATACCCTAATGCCAAAATTATTCTAGAGGTCGATAGTTTAAAAAGCATCCTGCAGCAGCTTGCAGATGGGCAAATAGATATTGCCGTTGTAGAAGGAATGGACTATTTAAAACTCTACGAAAATAGGTTTATCGAAAAAATGACTAGTAGCGACGAGGCCATAATAATTTACCCTGGACAAGATGCCTGGACAGAGCAATTTGAAACAATTGACAGTCTAAGCGAATTATCTAAACACCCGTTTATTATGCCAAAAAAAGGACTTGGTCTAGTAGAGCCTTTCCTTGATACCCTAGAGAAGAACGACCTATCAATTGATAGCTTTAATATAGCTTCTGAATTAGGTAGTATAGGTTCGATTAAATCATCTGTACTTGCAGGGTTAGGCTATTCTATTAGTAGTCGTATGGCAGTCCAAAAAGAATTAAAGCATGGGACAATTCGCGAATTAGCAATACCCGACTTTGCTGCACCAATGCCATTTAAGCTAGTGTATAGAAACGACAGCTTTCTATCCCTAATCTCAAAGCGCTTCATTCAATTCATTACAGTTCCACAAGAATTACAGTACTGCGAATAG
- a CDS encoding YeeE/YedE thiosulfate transporter family protein, whose translation MMGAIILANLVLGVALGYALHRSRFCFAGAFRDFILFRDGGLLKALIISLMISTITFALIQYIYLIGDTTVPGNFYPIGLYTIVGGILFGIGMVIAGGCVCSIFLRFGEGFKLFTFVLLGLILGSLVGTLNYPWWEMNFTWVEPVYLAEILSWPIAIGSQLVLLWGLYKIVNRQENNMGGL comes from the coding sequence ATGATGGGAGCAATCATTTTAGCTAATTTAGTGTTAGGTGTGGCCTTAGGTTATGCATTGCATCGGTCTCGTTTCTGTTTTGCGGGGGCGTTTAGGGACTTCATATTATTCCGAGATGGGGGCTTGCTAAAAGCACTAATTATTTCTTTAATGATATCAACTATCACCTTTGCACTAATTCAATATATATATTTAATTGGCGACACTACAGTGCCTGGGAACTTCTATCCTATTGGTCTATATACAATAGTGGGCGGAATTTTATTTGGTATTGGTATGGTTATTGCTGGTGGATGCGTTTGTAGTATATTTTTGCGTTTTGGTGAAGGCTTTAAATTGTTTACCTTTGTTTTATTGGGTTTGATATTAGGTTCACTAGTGGGGACGCTAAATTACCCTTGGTGGGAGATGAATTTTACCTGGGTTGAACCTGTATATTTGGCGGAAATCCTAAGTTGGCCAATCGCCATAGGATCACAGTTGGTGCTATTGTGGGGGCTATATAAAATAGTAAATCGTCAAGAGAATAATATGGGAGGGCTATAG
- a CDS encoding sulfurtransferase TusA family protein: MDKYELDLLGEVCPVPLLKAQEKLAVMNSGDILIVHTDFTRSVRNIMNLCLKHDYPIDVKEVSSGVWELTVTKG, from the coding sequence ATGGACAAGTACGAACTTGACTTACTAGGAGAGGTTTGCCCTGTCCCCTTATTAAAGGCTCAGGAGAAGCTGGCTGTAATGAACAGCGGAGATATATTAATAGTTCATACAGATTTTACGCGATCGGTAAGAAATATTATGAATCTATGTCTTAAGCATGATTATCCAATTGATGTGAAAGAAGTGAGTTCAGGTGTGTGGGAGCTTACGGTAACTAAGGGGTAA